The nucleotide window CGGCCGAAGTCTTGCCGCGGTTGGCGATCTCTTCGTACTCGACGGTCTGCCCTTCATTGAGCGTCGAAAGCCCAGCTTTCTCAACTGCCGAAATATGAACGAACACGTCCTTGCCGCCACTCGAGGGCTGGATGAATCCGTAACCCTTGGTCGGATTGAACCACTTCACCGTACCTTTAGCCATTCACGTCGTCTCCGCGGAATCAAAAAAAT belongs to Bradyrhizobium icense and includes:
- a CDS encoding cold-shock protein, translated to MAKGTVKWFNPTKGYGFIQPSSGGKDVFVHISAVEKAGLSTLNEGQTVEYEEIANRGKTSAENLKV